GAAGGCGAGCGCCCAGGGCGCATCGAACGTCGCGACCGCGGTCGTCCGGAACGGCTTGGTCGCTGCAGGAGTCGACGCGCCGTAATTGAGCGGCGCCGCTGCCTTCCCGGTGGTGGCGGCCGGTTCGGTCGCGACAGGATCCGTGGCGGACGGCCCGCATCCCGCCAGCGACATCAGGGCGAAACCGGTCAGGACAGGACGGAACATGGTCGGGCTTTCGTGAAGGGGGCAGGTGATACCCTAGGCTGATACCCTAAGCCGCGGCACGCGGTTGCACCATAAGTGCCTGGGTCGGATCGATTGCCTTTGTCCGCGATGCCGTCAATGATCGCCCAGCGCCGATCGAGCGCGCGTGTCGGGGATGGTGGGGACCATGCAGGTGAAGACGGTGTTGCTGGGTGTCGCGGCGCTTCTCGCGCCATCGACCGCATGGGCTGATTGCAAGGTCGGCAAGATGCTCGACCTGCCCGTCGTCATGGCGGGACGGCGCCCGATGGTGACCGCGCAGTTCGGCGGCCGCGACGCGCGGTTCATCGTCGACAGCGGCGCGTTCTACAGCACGATCTCGCAGGCGACCGCCGCCGAATTCGGGCTGAAGGTCCAGGCGGTGTCGGGGCTCCAGCTGAAGGGGGTGGGCGGCACCGCGACCGCTTCGCAGGCGGTCGCGCAGAATTTCGCGCTGGGCGGGGTCACGATCCCGAAAGTCGCGTTCATCGTCGGTGGCAGCGATACCGGAACCGCCGGGTTGCTCGGCCAGAACATCCTCGGTCTCGCCGATGTCGAATATGACCTCCCGCACGGCATGGTCCGGCTGATGCGGACGACCGATTGCGGCAAGACCGGGCTTGCTTATTGGGCGGCCGTCCGTCCGGTGACGATCGTGAAGCTCGAACGCCCGACGTCCGACCGGTTCAAGCCCCACACGATCGCGACCGTGCTGCTCAACGGCAAGAGCATCCGCGCGGTGTTCGATTCGGGCGCGCAGTCGTCGTTGCTGAAGCTCGCGGCGGCGAAGCGGCTGGGCATCGGCCCCGATTCGCCCGGCGTCGTGGCGAGCGGCATGAGCAGCGGGCTCGGCTCGCGGCAGGTCCGCGCCTGGGTCGCGCCGTTCGACAGCATCGATATCGGTGGCGAGCTGATCCCGAAACCCAAGATCGCCGTCGCCGACGTCGATCTCGGGACCAGCGACATGCTGATCGGCATCGACTTCTTCCTGTCGCACCGCCTGTTCGTCTCGAACACGACGCGGACGATGTACATGACCTATGAGGGCGGGCCGGTGTTCGGGCTGTCGCCAAAGGGCGCGCGCACCACGCAGGGCGTCGCGATCGACCTGACCGACACGACCGCCGCGCCGACCGAGGCGGAAGGGTTCAGCCGGCGCGGCGCGGTGCTGGCCTCGACCGGCAAGCTGGAGGACGCGCTCGCCGATTTCGACAAGGCGATCGCGATGGCGCCGAACCAGGGCCGCTATTACCACCAGCGCGCGATGGCGCGGCTGGCCCGCCGCCAGATGCTGCCGGCGCTGTCCGACCTCGATCGGGCGATCGCGCTCGTACCGACCGACAGCGAGGCGCGTATCGCGCGCGCCGGCCTGAGGATCGGCGGCGGCGATACCGACGGCGCGAAGGCGGACGTGGAGGCGGCGAACGCGGCGCTGGCGCCCTCGTCCAACAGCCGGCTGACGCTCGGCGGGATGTACGACCGGCTCGACATGCCCGAAGCCGCGCTCGCCAATTACGATCTCTGGTTGCGCGACCATCCGGAGGATTCGAAGCGTGCCAATGCCTTGAACGGGCGATGCTGGGCCCGCGCGCAGCTCAATCGCGACCTCGACAAGGCGCTGTCGGATTGCAACGCGGCGCTCAAGGCTTTTCCGACGCGCGCCGCCTATCTCGACAGCCGCGCGCTCGTTCGCCTGCGTCGCGGCGAGCTCGATGCCGCGCTTGCCGATTACGACGCTGCGCTCCAGCGCAACCCGCGCAATGCCTGGTCGCTCTATGCGCGCAGCATCGCGGCGGCCCGCGCGGGCAGGGGAAACGAGGCAACCGCGAATCGCACCGCAGCGCTGGCGATCGACAAGCGCGTCACTGACCGCGCCAAACGCATAGGGCTCGATTGAGGCGCCACAGGGCGGCAGGTGGGGCAAAACGGCTGATTTGGCAAAAAGTGTCATGTGGGTGTCAAAAAGTGTTTGACGGGTTTGGGAGGTGGGCCTAGAGGGGTGTCACCGCAGCGGACGGCCTCGACGGCTTCTTCGCTGCAGTCGCAAACAACCAGATGCACCGAGCCTCTTGAAAGAGGGGATGTTGGTGTGTCGGTATTTTTGTCGGCTCTTTGACATTGTAGGTTTAGATGAAGGGACATGTGGGCGGCGGCTTGCGGGTTCTGATGGCTTCAAGGCATCGGACACTCGTTCAAAGCTTAAGTCGTTCTCATATGTCCTTCACGTATCCATACGTAATGGACGGTCCGTGCGGTTTTCGAACTGCGCGGGTCGTCTGGAAGATTTTGTGTAGAGCGGCTCCTTGAGATGAGCGGTTTGGTCGTGGAATTCCACTGCGACTTAATCGTGACATAAACTTGAGAGTTTGATCATGGCTCAGAATGAACGCTGGCGGCATGCCTAACACATGCAAGTCGAACGAAGTCCTTCGGGGCTTAGTGGCGCACGGGTGCGTAACGCGTGGGAATCTGCCCTCAGGTTCGGAATAACTTCGGGAAACTGAAGCTAATACCGGATGATGACGTAAGTCCAAAGATTTATCGCCTGGGGATGAGCCCGCGTAGGATTAGCTAGTTGGTGTGGTAAAGGCGCACCAAGGCGACGATCCTTAGCTGGTCTGAGAGGATGATCAGCCACACTGGGACTGAGACACGGCCCAGACTCCTACGGGAGGCAGCAGTGGGGAATATTGGACAATGGGCGAAAGCCTGATCCAGCAATGCCGCGTGAGTGATGAAGGCCTTAGGGTTGTAAAGCTCTTTTACCCGGGATGATAATGACAGTACCGGGAGAATAAGCTCCGGCTAACTCCGTGCCAGCAGCCGCGGTAATACGGAGGGAGCTAGCGTTATTCGGAATTACTGGGCGTAAAGCGCACGTAGGCGGCTTTGTAAGTAAGAGGTGAAAGCCCAGAGCTCAACTCTGGAATTGCCTTTTAGACTGCATCGCTTGAATCATGGAGAGGTCAGTGGAATTCCGAGTGTAGAGGTGAAATTCGTAGATATTCGGAAGAACACCAGTGGCGAAGGCGGCTGACTGGACATGTATTGACGCTGAGGTGCGAAAGCGTGGGGAGCAAACAGGATTAGATACCCTGGTAGTCCACGCCGTAAACGATGATAACTAGCTGTCCGGGCACTTGGTGCCTGGGTGGCGCAGCTAACGCATTAAGTTATCCGCCTGGGGAGTACGGCCGCAAGGTTAAAACTCAAATGAATTGACGGGGGCCTGCACAAGCGGTGGAGCATGTGGTTTAATTCGAAGCAACGCGCAGAACCTTACCAGCGTTTGACATGGCAGGACGACTTCCAGAGATGGATTTCTTCCCTTCGGGGACCTGCACACAGGTGCTGCATGGCTGTCGTCAGCTCGTGTCGTGAGATGTTGGGTTAAGTCCCGCAACGAGCGCAACCCTCGACCTTAGTTGCCATCATTTAGTTGGGCACTTTAAGGTAACCGCCGGTGATAAGCCGGAGGAAGGTGGGGATGACGTCAAGTCCTCATGGCCCTTACGCGCTGGGCTACACACGTGCTACAATGGCGGTGACAGTGGGCAGCAAACTCGCAAGGGTGAGCTAATCTCCAAAAGCCGTCTCAGTTCGGATTGTTCTCTGCAACTCGAGAGCATGAAGGCGGAATCGCTAGTAATCGCGGATCAGCATGCCGCGGTGAATACGTTCCCAGGCCTTGTACACACCGCCCGTCACACCATGGGAGTTGGATTCACCCGAAGGCGTTGCGCTAACTCGTAAGAGAGGCAGGCGACCACGGTGGGTTTAGCGACTGGGGTGAAGTCGTAACAAGGTAGCCGTAGGGGAACCTGCGGCTGGATCACCTCCTTTCTAAGGATATCGGCGGAAAGCGCTGACAGCCTCGCACTCGGACCTCGGTTCGAATGCCACGCGGTCGGAAGAGCTTCCTCCATTCCAAAGAACATTAGCCGCCGTCCTCATGTCCCTTCATCCTAGGTTAGTTTGCGAGACGAAATAGCGAAGCTATTTTGCACGCAAACAAGCTCGGCCAGCGCTGCACAGCGCGCCCATAAGGCGCAGCTTTGCTGCGACTGACGGGCACGCGGCGTTCGGGCCGGTAGCTCAGGTGGTTAGAGCGCACGCCTGATAAGCGTGAGGTCGTAAGTTCAACTCTTACTCGGCCCACCAACGCGTCAGCGTCTCAACGATCTCGATATTCGCGTGTGCCAAACGGCGCATCGAACATGGGGCCTTAGCTCAGCTGGGAGAGCGGTTGCTTTGCAAGCATCAGGTCATCGGTTCGATCCCGATAGGCTCCACCATATCTTTGAGACGAGACGGCGCGTGCCATCAGCTACAACCTAGAGATGAAGAGAAACGGTTCGCCGCACGAGAGTGCGGTGATTGACGGGCAAGCCCGTCGTATTTGACATTGTGAATGGGTTCTTAAAATCGATGCCGTGAGGCGTATGGTTTTGGACATTGAGGACAGCTTCGGCGGTTCGCTCAGCACTTCGGTGCGCGGTGAATTCGACAAGCGGTTCGCAAGGCCAGGACGTGCGTCATCATATAAATAATCTGGCTGAGATTATAATCATCCGCACCTGACAAAGGCCAACGCGCACTGCTCTGCCGAGTTGGTGACCTCTTCGGAGGCACCCAGTGATGTCGTTGGTGGTGTGGACTCTCAAGCGTGAGGTAAGGGCAATTCGTGGATGCCTTGGCACATACAGGCGATGAAGGACGTGGCACGCTGCGATAAGCATAGGTGAGCTGTGAGCAAGCTTTGACCCTATGATTTCCGAATGGGGAAACCCACCTATCCGATTAATTCTACCTGAGCTTCGGCTGGGGTAAAGTTAATTGGTCAGGTATCACTTAGCTGAATACATAGGCTTCGTGAAGCGAACCCGGCGAACTGAAACATCTCAGTAGCTGGAGGAAAAGACATCAACCGAGATTCCGTTAGTAGTGGCGAGCGAACGCGGACCAGGCCAGTGCCTGAATTTCAACTAGCAGAACGATCTGGAAAGTTCGGCCATAGCGGGTGACAGCCCCGTATGCGAAAGTGAGAATTCAGGACTCGAGTAGGGCGGAACACGTGAAATTCTGTCTGAACATGGGGGGACCACCCTCCAAGCCTAAATACTCGTATGTGACCGATAGCGAACTAGTACCGTGAGGGAAAGGTGAAAAGCACCCCGATGAGGGGAGTGAAACAGTACCTGAAACGGATTGCCTACAAGCAGTTGGAGGGCTTTTATGGCCTGACAGCGTACCTCTTGCATAATGGGTCTGTGACTTAATGTATCAAGCAAGCTTAAGCCGTTAGGTGTAGGCGCAGCGAAAGCGAGTCTGAATAGGGCGCCAGAGTTTGATGTATTAGACCCGAAACCCGGCGATCTAGGCATGACCAGGATGAAGGTGCGGTAACACGCACTGGAGGTCCGAACCGATTAACGTTGAAAAGTTACCGGATGAGTTGTGTTTAGGGGTGAAAGGCCAATCAAGCCGGGAAATAGCTGGTTCTCCGCGAAAACTATTGAGGTAGTGCCTCGCACGAACACCTTGGGGGGTAGAGCACTGGATGGGCTAGGGGGTCGCGAGATCTACCAAACCTAACCAAACTCCGAATACCCAAGAGTGATATGCGGGAGACAGACGGCGGGTGCTAAGGTCCGTCGTCAAAAGGGAAACAGCCCTGACCTACAGCTAAGGCCCCCAAATCGTATCTAAGTGGGAAAGCATGTGGGACTTCCAAAACAACCAGGAGGTTGGCTTAGAAGCAGCCATCCTTTAAAGAAAGCGTAACAGCTCACTGGTCTAAACAAGAGGTCCTGCGGCGAAGATGTAACGGGGCTCAAGATACGTGCCGAAGCTTAGGGTGTGCCACTTATGTGGTACGCGGTAGCGGAGCGTTCCGTAAGCCTGTGAAGCGATCTGGTAATGGGTCGTGGAGGTATCGGAAGTGCGAATGCAGACATGAGTAGCGATAAAGAGGGTGAGATGCCCTCTCGCCGAAAGACCAAGGGTTCCTGCGCAAGGCTAATCCGCGCAGGGTGAGCCGGCCCCTAAGACGAGCCCGAAGGGGGTAGTCGATGGGAACCACGTTAATATTCGTGGGCCTGGTGGTGTGTGACGGATCATGTGTGTTGTCTGACCTTATCGGATTGGTCAGGCTTCGAAATGGTTCCAGGAAATAGCCCCACCGTATAGACCGTACCCGAAACCGACACAGGTGGTCAGGTAGAGTATACCAAGGCGCTTGAGAGAAGTGTCCTGAAGGAACTCGGCAAATTGCCTCCGTACCTTCGGAAGAAGGAGGCCCCATATAAGCGCAAGCTCTTATGGGGGGCACAGGCCAGGGGGTAGCGACTGTTTAGCAAAAACACAGGGCTCTGCTAAGTCGGCTTCAAGACGACGTATAGGGCCTGACGCCTGCCCGGTGCCTGAAGGTTAAGTGGAGGGGTGCAAGCTCTGAAATGAAGCCCAGGTAAACGGCGGCCGTAACTATAACGGTCCTAAGGTAGCGAAATTCCTTGTCGGGTAAGTTCCGACCTGCACGAATGGCGTAACGACTTCCCCACTGTCTCCAGGACATGCTCAGCGAAATTGAATTCTCCGTGAAGATGCGGAGTACCCGCGGTTAGACGGAAAGACCCCGTGCACCTTTACTGCAGCTTCAGAGTGGCATTAGGAAGAAACTGTGTAGCATAGGTGGGAGGCTTTGAAGCATCGGCGCCAGCTGATGTGGAGCCATAGGTGAAATACCACCCTGTTTGTTTCTGATGTCTAACCTCGTTCCGTAAGCCGGAACAGGGACCCTCTGTGGCGGGTAGTTTGACTGGGGCGGTCGCCTCCTAAAGAGTAACGGAGGCGCGCAATGGTGGGCTCAGGACGGTCGGAAACCGTCTGTTAGAGTGCAATGGCATAAGCCCGCCTGACTGCGAGACTGACAAGTCGAGCAGAGACGAAAGTCGGTCATAGTGATCCGGTGGTCCCTCGTGGAAGGGCCATCGCTCAACGGATAAAAGGTACGCCGGGGATAACAGGCTGATAACCCCCAAGAGCTCATATCGACGGGGTTGTTTGGCACCTCGATGTCGGCTCATCACATCCTGGGGCTGGAGCAGGTCCCAAGGGTTTGGCTGTTCGCCAATTAAAGTGGTACGTGAGCTGGGTTCAGAACGTCGCGAGACAGTTTGGTCCCTATCTGCCGTGGGCGTCGAAATTTGAGAGGAGTTGACCCTAGTACGAGAGGACCGGGTTGAACATACCTCTGGTGTACCAGTCGTTCCGCCAGGAGCGCAGCTGGGTAGCTATGTATGGACGGGATAACCGCTGAAAGCATCTAAGCGGGAAGCCTCCCTCGAGATAAGATTTCATAGAGCCGTCGGAGACCACGACGTTGATAGATCGGATGTAGAAGTGCGGTAACGCATGGAGCTAACCGATACTAATTGCTCTATTCGCGCTTGAGAGTTCCACCATCAATGACAACACTGGGCAACCAGTCAGCCATTGCACGGTGCGGATGATTCAGCCGACGCCAGATTGCCAATCCCCTCGCCGTCGAGGGATTGGTTCGAATACCACTACAACCAGCACTCGGTGTTCCGAGAGGCTGGCAACCAAAAGCACGGTCTCGATTTTAAGAGCCCCGTCACGGCCACAAGCCACGACGGGGTACCCCACAGATAACGTGCACGCATGTCGCACCGGCTCCATTGCCTGGTGGCTATAGCGTCGGTGTCCCACCCGATCCCATCCCGAACTCGGCCGTGAAACCCGCCTGCGCCAATGGTACTATCGCTCAAGCGATGGAAGAGTAGGTCGTCGCCAGGCATTGAAGCCCGTGCGACATGCATCACGTCATCTGAACCCATTCACAATCTCATCTACCCTCCTTCGCATCAGCGAAGTGTCGCGGGGTGGAGCAGCCCGGTAGCTCGTCAGGCTCATAACCTGAAGGTCACAGGTTCAAATCCTGTCCCCGCAACCAACACCAACAACAGCCCCAGAGCCCAAGCTCCGGAGCTGTCGTCGTTTTACGGCGGATTCGCTTCCCTGCGAAGGGCTGAGCGCGCTTCAAGACTGAGCCGCTGCACCTAGAGGTCGAGCCTTGAGGCTCACGCACCGCATCGATGATACGCCGGATCGTCGGAGGCAACGGCGTCGGGCACATAGCCGAGAACGAAGGCGATCACGTCCTCGGCAGGCATTTCGCACGGTCGAAGCGCGGGGCCGGCTGCGAGCAGGTAGAGGTTGAAGCTCACGATGCCGGCGCCGTCAAGCGCCTCGCCCCAGAGCCAGCGCCGCCGGCCGTCGGGGGATGCGGACAGCGTCACGCCCCAGCGGGTTCCGCGGTACCACCCCTTGCCATAGCCGGTCGGAAGCCTGGCGATCGCGGCAAGGAAGGGCGCCGATACCCCTTTGCCCGCATCGGTCGTCACAGCGTGTCGATGACGCCACCGTCGACGCGCAACGCCGCGCCGGTCGTCGCCGACGCGAACGGAGAGGCGAGGTAGACGACCATGTTGGCGACCTCTTCCACCGTGGCGGCGCGGCGGAGGATCGAGCTGGAGCGATGCGTCGTCACGAAGTCCGCGGCGACGTCCTCGATCGGGCGGCCGCTGCTGGCGCGTTCGTCCTCCAGCATCGCCGCGACGCCTTCGGACAGCGTCGGCCCGGGCAAGACCGAATTCACCGTCACGCCGGTGCCCGCCATCCGTTTCGCCAGGCCTCGGGCGAGCGCCACGTCGGCGGTCTTGCTGACGCCGTAGTGGATCATCTCGACGGGTATATTGAACGCCGATTCCGAGGCGAGCAGCAGGAACCGGCCCCAGCGCCTGTCCTCCATGCCCGGCAGGTAGCTGCGCGCGAGGCGGACGCCCGCCATGACGTTGACCTGCCAGTGCCGGTCCCAGGTTGCATCGTCGGTGTCGAAGAAGTCGGCAGGCTGGAAGATGCCCAGATTGCTGACGACGATATCGGCCTGCGGTTCGGCTGCGAGCAGTATGTCGTGCCCGGACGCGTCGCCGAGATCCGCGACGACCCCGCGCGCGGTGCCGCCGATGCGCGCGACCGCCGCGTCGACCCTGGCACTGGTGCGACCGTTGACGACCACGGTCGCCCCAGAATCCGCCAGTCCTCTCGCGATCGCGAACCCGATGCCTTCGGTGGAGCCGGTGACGATGGCGAGCTTGCCGGTGAGATCGATGTTCATGAGGCTTGGTCCTGCTTGCTGCACGATGGCGGGCTGCGACACGAACGAACGAGGACCGGGAAAGCAGCACGACGCTTGTGCTCCGGCGCGGGGCTCGGCAGGTTGCGCGCATGAAACGCCTGCTCCCGCTGCTCCTCCTCACGGCCGCCACGGCGCCCGCGCCGCCGATCCTGTCGCCCGACCGGATCAAGGCCGATATCCGCACGCTGAGCGCGGACGACTTCCATGGCCGCGGCCCGACCCAGCCGGGGGAGGCGGTGATGCTCGCCTTCCTCGAGAAGCGCCTTGCCGATCTCGGCCTGAAACCGGCCGGCGACCGTGGCTATCGCCAGAGCGTGCCGCTGCTGCGCTGGACGCGCGCGCGAGCCAGTTTCTCGCTGACGCTCGGCGGTACGACGCGCGTGCTGACGCCCGGTGTGGAGATTGCCGCGAGTTCGCGGATCATCGGCGACGCGGCCTTGACCGACGTGCCGGTCGTGTTCGTCGGCTACGGCGTGGTCGAGCCGCGGCTGGGCTATGATCCGTACCGCGGGGTCGACGTCCGGGGCAAGGTCGTGGTGGCGCTCGCGGGCGATCCCGACGTCGAGGCGGGGCGTGATCTCGGCTTTGGCGCGCGCGCGTCCAGCCCCGCTGCCCGCACCAAGCTCGCCGAGGCACAGAAGCGCGGCGCGGCGGCGTTCTTCCAGATCCACGACACCTTCCCGTCGAGCTACCCCTGGCTGCAGCTCGCCAGGGGCGATGCGGTGCCGGGCTATGCGCTCGATGCGGGCAGCGTCCCCGCCGCGTTCGGCGTCCGTGGAACCCTGCGGGGCGATATCGGCATCGCGCTGCTGAAGCAGGGCGGACTCGACTATGCCGCGGCCAAGCGCGCGGCGCAGCGCGCCGATTTCGCGGGAACCGAGCTGAAGGGCGCACGCTTCTCTGCCAACACCAGCGTCCGGCTCGACCGCGTCGTCAGCCACAATATCGTCGGCGTGCTGCCCGGGACCGATCCGGCGGCGGGCAGCATCCTCTATGGCGCGCACTGGGACGCCTATGGCGAGAACGCGTTCGATCCGCCCGCCGACCGCATCCGCAACGGCGCGGTCGACAACGGCACCGGCACCGCGACGCTGCTTGAGATCGCACGCGCCTTTGCGGGGGCACCGCGCCCGCGTCGATCGGTGGTGTTCGCCTTGTGGACCGCGGAGGAGAAGGGGCTGCTGGGCGCGAGCTGGTATGCGGATCATCCGGCGCTGCCGCTGGCGACCACCGCCGCGCAGTTCAATCTCGATCCGCACGTCGTGCTGGGACGGACCCGCGACCTGGAGCTGATCGGCGTCGGGCGTACGCCGCTCGAGGCCGATCTTGCCCGCATCGCCGCGACACAGGGTCTGAGGATCGTGCCGGAGGAGAATACCGAGGCCGGCTGGTATTATCGCTCCGACCATTTCGCCTTTGCGCAAAAGGGCGTGCCGGGCGTGTATTTCCGAGCGGGCCGGGACCTGGTCGAGGGCGGTGCCGCGACGGGCGAGCGCATCCGGGCGCGCTACAATGCGCAATGCTACCACCAGACCTGCGACGCGTTCGACGCGCGATGGGACCTGACGGGCGCGGCACAGGAGGGGAGCGTCGCCTATGCGCTGGGTCGCGAGATCGCCGACGGGCGCGGCTGGCCGGCGTGGAACGCGTCGGAGCCCTTCGCCGCAGAGCGTGACAAGACGGCGGCCGAGCGACGCCCCTGAGCGACCGGCGCGCGGCCGTTCGAACCACCGGCGTGCCAGGAAAGCGGAACCGCCGCGGCGTTCATCCCTTCAGATGGCGGAGGATATGACCATGCCGCTGATCGATCGACGCCAGGGATTGTGGATGCTCGCCGGCGGTGCCGTGGCGACCGCGGCGCTGGGCGCGCGTGCGATGGCGCGCGCGACGCCGCCGTCGTTGCCCGCGGGGGTGCTGGCGCTGGTGGAGAAGAATGCCGGCCGGATCGCGTTCTATGCACTGCCCGACGGCACGCGGACGGGGACGATTCCCCTGGGCACGCAACCGCACGAGATCGTCGCGGACCCGGCGGGGCGGTTTGCCTATGTCGGCCATTACGGGGTGGCGAGCTGGAAGGCGCCGGGCGCCGGTGGCAGCCAGGTCTGGGTCATCGACCTGCACCAGCGCACGCTTGCCAGGACGATCGACCTCGCGCCGTTCGGCCGGCTCCATGCCGTCAGGATGGACGCACGCGGCCGGCTCTATGTCCTGTCGGAGAAGGACAGCATGCTGGCGCGCTTCGACGATCCGGC
This sequence is a window from Sphingomonas ginsenosidivorax. Protein-coding genes within it:
- a CDS encoding aspartyl protease family protein, translating into MQVKTVLLGVAALLAPSTAWADCKVGKMLDLPVVMAGRRPMVTAQFGGRDARFIVDSGAFYSTISQATAAEFGLKVQAVSGLQLKGVGGTATASQAVAQNFALGGVTIPKVAFIVGGSDTGTAGLLGQNILGLADVEYDLPHGMVRLMRTTDCGKTGLAYWAAVRPVTIVKLERPTSDRFKPHTIATVLLNGKSIRAVFDSGAQSSLLKLAAAKRLGIGPDSPGVVASGMSSGLGSRQVRAWVAPFDSIDIGGELIPKPKIAVADVDLGTSDMLIGIDFFLSHRLFVSNTTRTMYMTYEGGPVFGLSPKGARTTQGVAIDLTDTTAAPTEAEGFSRRGAVLASTGKLEDALADFDKAIAMAPNQGRYYHQRAMARLARRQMLPALSDLDRAIALVPTDSEARIARAGLRIGGGDTDGAKADVEAANAALAPSSNSRLTLGGMYDRLDMPEAALANYDLWLRDHPEDSKRANALNGRCWARAQLNRDLDKALSDCNAALKAFPTRAAYLDSRALVRLRRGELDAALADYDAALQRNPRNAWSLYARSIAAARAGRGNEATANRTAALAIDKRVTDRAKRIGLD
- a CDS encoding SDR family NAD(P)-dependent oxidoreductase, with translation MNIDLTGKLAIVTGSTEGIGFAIARGLADSGATVVVNGRTSARVDAAVARIGGTARGVVADLGDASGHDILLAAEPQADIVVSNLGIFQPADFFDTDDATWDRHWQVNVMAGVRLARSYLPGMEDRRWGRFLLLASESAFNIPVEMIHYGVSKTADVALARGLAKRMAGTGVTVNSVLPGPTLSEGVAAMLEDERASSGRPIEDVAADFVTTHRSSSILRRAATVEEVANMVVYLASPFASATTGAALRVDGGVIDTL
- a CDS encoding M28 family peptidase, coding for MKRLLPLLLLTAATAPAPPILSPDRIKADIRTLSADDFHGRGPTQPGEAVMLAFLEKRLADLGLKPAGDRGYRQSVPLLRWTRARASFSLTLGGTTRVLTPGVEIAASSRIIGDAALTDVPVVFVGYGVVEPRLGYDPYRGVDVRGKVVVALAGDPDVEAGRDLGFGARASSPAARTKLAEAQKRGAAAFFQIHDTFPSSYPWLQLARGDAVPGYALDAGSVPAAFGVRGTLRGDIGIALLKQGGLDYAAAKRAAQRADFAGTELKGARFSANTSVRLDRVVSHNIVGVLPGTDPAAGSILYGAHWDAYGENAFDPPADRIRNGAVDNGTGTATLLEIARAFAGAPRPRRSVVFALWTAEEKGLLGASWYADHPALPLATTAAQFNLDPHVVLGRTRDLELIGVGRTPLEADLARIAATQGLRIVPEENTEAGWYYRSDHFAFAQKGVPGVYFRAGRDLVEGGAATGERIRARYNAQCYHQTCDAFDARWDLTGAAQEGSVAYALGREIADGRGWPAWNASEPFAAERDKTAAERRP